CCAATACCTACTACAGCTTGGTCATAGTCGGCACTGCCGTGTAACAATGCGACCACTTCAACACCTTTTGGCAATTGAAGATCAGATAAACGTAAGCTTTCACCCGCTTCCATGCCTGAAACATCAATTTCAATAGCTGTAGGTAGGTTTTTAGCTGAACAACGAACTTCAACTGTTTTCTGGAAGAATGTCATCAAACCGCCCAACTTAACGCCCGGTGCTTTTGCCGAACCAACGAACTTAATGGGTACACGCTTAACAACACGACCGTTATCAGTCACACGTTGTAAGTCGATGTGCATCACGTCAGCACGTGCTGGGTGACGCTGCATGTCTTTAATAACGACGCTTTCTTTACTTGCGCCTTCAACATCAACCGTCAAAATTGTGTTGTAAATGTCGTTATTCATCAAGGTTTTTTTTACAAAATTGGCATCCAAGGTGACTGAAACGGCGTCCTTGTCACCCCCATAAATGATACCTGGGATTTGGCCCGTATGACGAAGGCGGCGGCTCGCACCTTTCCCCTCAGTCGAACGAACTTTAGCTGTCCATAATGCGCTCATAGCGTTACTCCATCAATGAGGTTGCCCTCGTTACAAAAACTTCTACCCGCGACCAGGCAAAAATAAAGGGCGTATTATACTGGTTTAATACTCAATCGCCAATACTTTTCAGATACTTAGCTAAATTAGACGGCTAAAAACAACAAACCCCGCGACATGCGGGGTTTGTAATCTGTTCTGAGGCTAAGTTAAAAATCACATCGCCGGCATCAGTGCGGTAACAGACTCTTCGTTGTTCACACGGCGAATGGTTTCACCTAAAATATTAGCCACAGATACTTGACGAATTTTTTCGCACTCCATCGCATCCAAAGATTGTGGGATGGTATCGGTCACCACAAGCTCTTTTAATTTTGATTTGCGAATATTTTCCACCGCAGGGCCTGACAATACCGCATGCGTAGCATAAGCAGTAACGCTTTTTGCACCATTTTCCATTAAGGCAGCGGCCGCTTTACACAGCGTACCAGCGGTATCGACCATATCATCAACAATAATACAGTCACGACCTCTAACATCACCGATAACATTCATTACCTGTGACACATTCGCTTTTGGTCGGCGCTTGTCGATAATGGCTAGGTCGGCATCAAGCGCCTTAGCAACAGCACGAGCTCGCACTACACCGCCCACATCGGGGGAAACCACCGCGATATTTGATACCTCAGAGCCCGATTGCGCCAACATGTCTTCAACCAGTACCGGCGAGGCATAGATGTTATCAACAGGAATATCGAAAAATCCTTGTATTTGATCGGAATGCAGGTCAATGGTGATCATACGATCAGCACCGGCTACGGTAATCATATCAGCGGCCAAGCGTGCTGTAATCGGCACACGCGCTGAATGCGGACGACGATCCTGACGAGCAAAACCGTAATAAGGCACAACGGCGGTGATGCGTTTTGCTGATGCACGTTTAAGTGCATCAATCATCACTAGCATTTCCATCAAGTTGACAGCAGGCTCAGGCGTACAGGTCGGTTGCAATACATAGACATCTTTACCACGAACAGATTCGGTGATTTGAACCATGATTTCGCCGTCACTAAAACGACCTACATTTGCTTGACCCAAGGGTTGGTCCAGGTAGAGGGAGATTCTCTCGGCAAGAGTGACATTCGCATTACCCGCAAATATCATGACGCTTTTGTTAGCCATATAATGGCAGCTCCTGTGGAGGAATAGAATTCTTTATGCGGATGAGAGATGGCTGGGCTGGAAGGATTCGAACCTTCGCATGACGGGATCAAAACCCGCTGCCTTACCGCTTGGCTACAGCCCAATATCTCTGTCCGAAGACAGGTGCGTATTATGCCAAGATCTGACAAAACTGCAAGCGCATTTTTAAAAAAACTGTAAAAAATTTGTCTTTATCAGGACGAGTTGTATGGCCGGACACCCTACAAATCACACAAACAAAAAAGCCAGCAATCATGCTGGCTTTTTCAAAACAACAACCCACTGTGTATTAAGCGATAGCTTTAATACGTGCGTTGATACGGCTCTTAGAACGTGCCGCCTTGTTCTTTTCAATGATGCCTTTACGCGCCATTTTATCTAACTTAGACTGCGCTGCTACAAACAAGCTACGCGCTTGCTCTTTGTCACCACTGTTAATAGCTGCTAATACTTTTTTAACGGCTGTACGCATATCTGAACGCTGTGATGCGTTACGTAAACGACGAACTTCTGCTTGCTTAGCGCGCTTTGCTGCTTGTGCTGTATTGGCCACAATATTCTCCAAAAATCGGTAAAAATCTAAAGTAAACCTGGGTTTTATTTAAGTTGTCAGATTCACAACTCAGCCAGAAAAATACCATAGGGTTTGAAAGGATTGCGTGATTATACCTGTCTTATCCACAAGGTCAAGCGATGAGACACAATTATTCGCGATGATAAGGATGATTTTGCAATACCGACCAGGCCCGATAAATCTGCTCGGCCAAAAGGACTCTCACCAAAGGATGCGGCAGTGTTAAATGTGACAAGCTCCACATCCAACTCGCTTGCTCACGAATCGACTCATCTAAACCATCCGGACCGCCTACTACCAGCGCGATGTCCTGGCCACCGCCCAACCATTCAGCCAGCTTATCAGCGAGTTTTAGCGTGGTGGGCTGGACACCTTTTTCATCCAGCACAATTAAGCGCGCCTGCTTTGGCACAGCGGCCAAAATACGCTTGGCCTCCTCAGTTTTGTATTGGGCAACCGAGCCTGTCTTTCCCCTCAGTGCCATGGGTAGTTCAATCAAATTCAAGCTACAGCTTTTAGGTAGGCGTTTGGCGTAATCTTGGTAAGCGTCTTGCACCCATTTAGGCATTTTCTGCCCCACACAAATCAAATGAATAATCATGATTATGCGTGAGACGAATCCGCCACTGGCTTAGGAGCGTCGTCTTTAACCTGCCACAACTTTTCTAATGAATAATAGGCGCGAGCCTGCTCGGTCATAACATGGACTACTATATTGCCATGATCTACCAGCATCCATTCTGGCTGTGGGCCACTTTCGGCACCCAAACACGGATCATTGGCTTCCTTAAAGGCTTGCTCCACCATGCCACCAAGGGCTTTAACATGGGTGGTTGAAGTACCAGTCGCCACCACCATACAATCGGTAAAACTCGCCAAACCAGTCACATCAATCACTTGAATATCTCGGGCTTTGCCATCGTCAAGTGTTTTGGTGACCAGCTCAATTGCTGCATTTAATTCCATAGCTATCCTTTTGATAGAGCTTGTTTGTATAAATAAAATCTTGCACCGCACTTGGCACCAAGCCGTCGATGGGGTGATTATGTTGGATTAAATCACGGATTTGCGTCGCGCTCAAATCCAATTGCGTAACCGCCAAATCCAGCAACTGCCCCGCGGGTTGCGAAAACACGCGCACTTGCCGTTTTGCCAACAAGTCGGCAAGCTCGCCCGTATCCGGCAGTTGCTCGCCTGGGCGATGCATAATCGCAATATTGGCCAGGGTTAAAATTCGTTGCCATTGGTGCCAGTGTAAAAATTTCGCAAACGCATCCACCCCCATCATTAGCACCAGGCCTGCTGCTGGAAAACGCTGTTTAAGGCGGGTTAAGGTATCGACCATGTAAGAAGGCCCTTGTCGATCTAACTCGGTTGAATCGAACACAAATGCCGGCTGATCAGCAATGGCCAACTTCACCATCTGAGCGCGCTGTGTTGAAGACACTTGGGGAATCCCACGATGAACCGGTTGATAGCAAGGAATAAAATGAATGCGCGTTAATCCCAGCTGTTCTAACACATCTTGGGCGGGGCGCAAATGACCATAATGAATCGGATCAAAGGTGCCACCAAACACACCCATCCATTCGATGTTTTGTTTATCGACTTGCTTAGCAGGCCTGGTTATTGCCACTCGCATCCCTTAGTATAATGTGATGAATTCTCGTATTATACCTCACGACCGGCATTGCAGTGCCGCTGAAACCCCGTTGGGAATGCTCTATCTAGTAACCCAACAACAACAACTATGAACATCAACTAACTTGGATTATTGGCGAATATGACCGTCACCCAGCACAATGTATTTCTGCGAGGTTAAGCCTTCTAAACCAACCGGGCCACGGGCGTGGAATTTATCAGTACTGATGCCGATTTCCGCCCCTAAACCATACTCAAAGCCATCGGCAAAACGGGTTGACGCATTCACCATCACCGAACTCGAATCCACCTGCGCCATAAACTGACGTGCCTTGGTATAGTTTTCGGTAATAATGGATTCGGTATGCGCCGAACTGTATTGCGCAATATGTTCAATCGCCATCGGCATATCAGTCACAACTCGAATCGATAACACCGGCGCTAAATATTCGGTTGCCCAATCCTCATCGGTTGCCGGCTTCGCGTCAATCAGCGCACAGGTTTTGGCACAACCGCGCAACTCGACACCTTTTTCTTGGTACAGCTTGGCCAATTCAGGCAACACCTCTGCAGCGCGCGATTCGGCCACCAATAAGGTTTCCATCGCGTTACAGACGCCATAACGATGGGTTTTCGAATTATAGGCAACCCTTATCGCTTTTTCCTTATCGGCATCATCATCAATATAGACATGACAAATCCCGTCTAAATGCTTAATCACCGGCACGCGCGCGTGTTCGCTAATGCGCGCAATCAAGCCTTTGCCACCACGTGGGATAATCACATCAACATATTTAGGCATCGCAATCAACTCACCCACCGCTTCTCGATCCGTCGTTTCCACCACTTGCACCGAGGCTTTAGGCAGACCGGCTTGCTCCAATCCGGCTTGAATACACGCCGCCAAGGCACGATTAGAATACCCCGCTTCCGACCCGCCGCGCAAAATCGCCGCATTGCCGGATTTTAAACACAAGGCCGCGGCATCAATCGTCACGTTTGGACGCGACTCATAAATAATCCCCACCACACCCAGCGGCACACGCATTTTGCCAACTTGAATACCGGACGGACGATAGCGCAAGTCGGTGATTTCACCAATCGGATCCACCAGGCCGGCTATTTGACGCAAACCTTCCGCCATCTGCGCCACACCTTTGTCCGTAATTGCTAACCGATCCAGCATGGCATCATCCAAACCGTTGGCCTTGCCCGCTGCTAAATCCTTGGCATTATCGGCTTTTAAAAACGCAGCTTGTGCTTCTAATTGCGACGCCATTGCTAATAAGGCATTATTTTTCTGCTCGGTGGTTGCCGTCACCAACACCCGCGACGCCGCTCGCGCCTGCTGACCTAAATTCTGCATATAGTCTTTAATATTCATTGCGATCTCTTTTTGTTGTGTTCATTACGAATCTAGCCATTTTAGCGCTATTAATAAAGCATGCCAAACAACCACAGGGGAATTTTGCGCTCAGAACCCACTTCAATCGAGTCTAGCGCTAAATAAGCGTCACGTTCGACTTTTTTAACTGGCTAAAATCCTTCGATTTCCCCCAATTTCAAACACCCATTTTTCGTCCACCACAAAATCACCTTGCTGCGCAAAAAATTCGACCACCTCAAATAAACTGACGTCTTTGAAAACCGCATGGTCACAGGAAATATAAAGAGTTTGTGACGGGCTAAAAGGTTGCAGCAACAAACCTAAGTACAAGCTCCTGGCGTTATCGAGTAAATCTTACATGACTAGGTAATCTGCCGACTTAATTAAGTAAAATACAATTTACTAAAAACAGCTGTTTTAGTAAAACGCAGTTTACATTATCGTCAACAAGGAAAAATCAATCGAGAAGGAGTAACGGCTCAAAACTTGACAAGTTGGGTTAACCCAGACTTTAAAATCAACTCACCTTAATCTCAAAAGACCAGGCTTTTAAGGAATATGTTTCGCAAGGTTTGAAGCTTACTAATCTGAGCTAAATTTTGATAGACAAACGGCACGCTTGGCGCAACCCGTTACAAATAAACTGATTACCGCAAGAAAGGCTAATTTTTTAAACATGATTTTTCACGACAAGAAAAAACCAGACCAGGCCTGGTTTTAATAGTAGGAGTTATTAGAACTTATAAATTAAACCAGCCGCAAAAATACTTGAATTAACATCACTTTCACCAGCAATAGAATCCATATAGGTATAACTCAAACGGTAACCAACTTGATCAGTAAGTGCTCCTTGATAGCCAGCACCCAATAAAAATCCAGTACCTGACTCGTCATTGCTAATCGATATTCCACCTGGCGCTTTTATTTCAAAATCAATTTTTGAACTATGCAAGCCACCTTTAATATAAAAATCACCAAAAAAATAATTGGCTGAAATATCAAAACCGCTTACCTCAACGCTTGATCTTAAACGCAAACCTGCAAAATCACCGCTTAAGACGCGATAAGTACCGTCATAACTACCGGTTTTAAAATAGCCGGCCTCAAGTGCCAGGTTGTCTGTTACAAAATGCCCAACATGAATACGAAAAACACTTGAACCTTGATCTAATTTACCTGATACGTCTCCCTCTGCCTCATCTCTAAGGAATCGTAAGGTCTCCTTCAGTTCTTTATCACGATCAACACTTGCAACACCTAAATCCAAACCGATGTAGGTCTGCTGTGCTTGCACAGGCGCAACAAACAAAGCAGCCAGAACGGCTGATGCTAATAATTTAGTTTTCATGTTTTATTCCTTGATTAAATTAACAATTCAATCGAAGCAAAACTTGCCTGCTCCGTATTCGGAGCAAATATAGGCGTTTTTCATTAGAAAATCAAGCTCCGCTAACGGAGCAATTAACTACTCATGAATTTAATCGGTAATAGCATTCGTAAACTTAGAGAGGAGCAGGGATTAACCCAAGACCAATTTGCCGCACGCTGTAACTTAATTGGCTGGGATATTTCGCGGGGCACGCTAGCCAAGATTGAAGCTAAAGTTCGGCGTATTACCGATATTGAAGTAGCCTTACTGTCTAAGGCGCTAAAGAAACCCATTCAAACACTATTTGAAACCAGGCCTGGTGACAACTCCAGCGATCGAAACCCTGACTAACGAGCAATGCTAACCAGCAAATCCGCCAGCCCTAACCAGGGATCACCGAGTTGTAGACCTTTGATTTGACGATCAATTTGATAGGCATCGATTAACAGTCGATGCCAAATTTTCAGCGGATGACGCGATAAGGCTTGGCGGTATTCGGCCTGTTTGGCTGACCAAATCCGCTGTTCTTTCATCGCAAGATTCAGGTTACTGGCTTGCGCCAACTCAACTAAAGTCCGTAGTTCTTTGGTGAGCAACCACAACACAATCGGCGCCTCAGTACCTTCTTGCTGTAATCGGTGCAGGACATGTAATGCCTGCTTGGCCTCCCCCATTAATACCAAACTACTCAGTGCAAACAGTTGGTAATGAGCTTGATCCACCACCTGCTCGGCAATGTCTTGCGCACTAATCACCTGACCAGCCGGATAACGCAAGCTCAGCTTCATCAGTTCCTGCTCCGCGGCCAGCATATTGCCTTCGACCCGTTCGGCAAGCAATGCCGCCGCTTCAGTATCAAGCTGCAACTGTTGCACGCGCGCTTCTTGCTGACACCAACGCACTAATTCCGGCTGTGCCAGCGGTTTGGCCTGCACAACCAGGCCTGCTGATTCAATAGCCTGCGCCCATTTCGCTTTCACTTGGCGACTTTCTAAACGCTCACAATAAATTACAAGCACACAATCTTGTGGCGGTTGCTTACACCAGTTCAACACGAATTGACTGCCGGGCGTGCCGGGATTGCCTGTTGGCATCGCCAGTTCAATCAAACGTTGATCGGCAAACAAGGAGCCGGTTTGGGTTTCCATTTGCAGGCCTTGCCAATCAAACTGCGCATCGACATCATAACGATCTCGCTGCAAAAAACCCTGCGCTTTAAAGGTCTGCCGTAAAGCGTCGGTTACGCGGCGGATATACAGCGGTTCCTCGCCATAGACCAATAGAATCGATGGATGGCGCCATTGGCCTTGATGAAGTTGTTTAAGAAAGGCCGACGCAATTAGCATTAGCGCGCCGGCCCTTGCGGTATTGACGAATCCGCACCCTCTTGCGGCAATTGTCGACTAATGCGATCTAGAATGTTTCGCGCCAATTCTTGCCACATGGGCTCCTCTAAATCGCGACGCTCTCGTTCCGCGGCTAAACTGGCAGCGGGATCAAGTTGCAGATCACGCATGACCATCACCTGGGTGTCTAATAACAGGGTTTCATTGGCGACATCATGCAACCGAATCGCCTGGGTCATCCGAATCAACTGGCCAGTAACTTCACCCGCTTGATTGCGGGCACTGGTACTGGTTCGTGTTTCATAGCCCCCTAATTCCAAATGGTAGGGCGCCTGGGCAAGACTGCTGACCCGCTCGACACCGGCAGCATCCAACTGTTGATTCAGTGCCGCCATTAATCCCGCGGGGACACTGCCAGTAACATACAAGAACTCAAGGTTTAACTGACCGCCAAACCCGCCAACACCCCGTAAACGAAAGCCACAGCCGGATACCCCAGCCAGTGTTCCGGCAAACGTCCCGGCCACCAGGCCTGCTAATAGGCTGCGACGCGATAAGTTCATTACGCCTCCTTAACCACAAAATTGACTAAACGACCTGGCACCAAAATTTCCTTAACCAACTCCTTGCCATCGATGAATTTGTGTACCGAGTCCTCTGCTTTGGCGGCCGCCAAAATCGCGGCTTTTTCGGCATCCTTCGCCACCGCAATTTTGCCGCGCAGCTTGCCATTGACCTGCACCATCAGTTCAATCTCATCTTGCACTAATGCAGCATTATCAACCTTCGGCCAAGTCACATCCAATACCAGACCTGGTTGTCCGAGCTGTTCCCATAATGCCTGGGTAATATGCGGCACCATCGGTGACAGCATCAACACCAATAATTCCAAGGCTTCTTGCATCAGCGCGCGCCCTTGCTCACTGTCGTCTTCAAACTTAGCCAACGCGTTCAACAATTCCATACAGGCAGCAATCGCAGTATTAAACTGCAAACGACGGCCTATATCGTCGGATACTTTTTGTAGGCTTTCATGCAGTTTTAGACGCAAAGCTTTTTGCTCTTTGCTAAGCCCCTCATTCGACTGGCAGGCCACCACAACTGGTGATGTTTCAACATGCTGATGCACCAAACGCCAGACGCGGTTTAAGAAACGATGCGCGCCCTCAACCCCTGAATCCGACCATTCCAAACTCTGCTCTGGCGGCGCGGCGAACATAATAAACAAGCGCACGGTATCGGCACCGTATTTTTCGATTAAGCCTTGCGGGTCTACCGTATTGCCTTTCGACTTGGACATTTTCGCGCCATTCATTAACACCATGCCTTGAGTGAGCAGATTTTTAAACGGTTCATCCGAGTTTACCAAGCCGACATCACGCATCAGCTTGTGGAAAAAACGCGCGTACAACAAATGCAAAATCGCGTGTTCAATGCCGCCAATATATTGATCGACGGGTAGCCAATAATTCGCTCGCTCATCCAACATCGCCTGATCGTTATCGGCACAGGCATAACGCGCGTAATACCAAGAGGATTCAAAGAAGGTATCAAAGGTATCCGATTCGCGCTTGGCCGCTCCACCGCATTTTGGACAAGTACAGTTTTGAAAACTGTCGAGTTTGGCCAAGGGCGAACCCGCCCCATCCGGCACCACATCTTCGGGTAAGCGCACCGGTAAATCCTGTTCAGGCACTGGCACCGGGTCACACTCGGCACAATAAATCATCGGAATCGGGCAACCCCAATAACGCTGACGTGAAATACCCCAATCGCGCAAACGGAAATTGGTTTGTTTACGCCCTAGATCTTTAGCACCCAATAAATCCGCCAACTTATCCATCGCTGCATTGAAATCTAAGCCGTCCAGTTCGCCGGAATTAAATAACACGCCGCGCTCGGTATAAGCCTGCTCCGATACATCCACCGAATCTTGATCCGCTGGACGAATCACCGGCTTAATCGGCAGACGGTATTTTTGCGCAAATTCAAAATCGCGCTGGTCATGCGCCGGTACCGCCATCACCGCGCCGGTGCCGTAGCCCATTAAGACAAAATTCGCCGCCCAAACGGGTACAACCTCGTTGCTAATCGGATGACGGACACGCAAGCCGGTATCAACGCCCTTTTTCTCCATGGTTTCCATGTCGGCTTCGGCGGTCGAAATATGTGAGCATTCCTCAATAAATTGCGCTAAGGGTTCATTTATTAAAGCGGCCTGTTTGGCCAATGGATGATCCGCCGCCACCGCGACATAAGACACCCCCATTAAGGTATCAGGGCGGGTGGTATAGACCTTAAGCGTGGCATCAAAGCCGTCAATCGACTCAACCAACGGGAACTCAACCTCCATCCCGGTCGATTTACCAATCCAGTTACGCTGCATGGTTTTAACCTGCTCCGGCCAGCCTTCCAACTGTTCTAAGTCTTGTAAAAGTTCATCGGCATAATCGGTAATTTTCAAAAACCATTGCGCGATTTCTTTACGCTCAACAGGCGCACCCGAACGCCAGCCCTTGCCATCAATCACCTGCTCATTAGCCAAAACTGTTTGATCGACTGGATCCCAATTCACCACCGATAACTTGCGATAGACCAAGCCTTTTTCATACAGCTTGGTGAACAACCACTGCTCCCAACGATAATAGTCCGGTGAACAGGTCGCCACTTCACGCGACCAGTCATAACCCAAGCCCAGCTGCTGCAACTGGTTACGCATATAGTCCATATTGTCATAGGTCCAAGCCGCCGGGGCGACCTTGTTTTGCATCGCCGCATTTTCTGCCGGCAAACCAAAGGCATCAAAACCCATCGGCTGTAATACATTTTTACCTAACATACGCTGATAACGCGAAATCACATCGCCAATGGTGTAGTTGCGCACATGCCCCATATGCAAACGCCCGCTCGGATAAGGAAACATCGACAAGCAATAATATTTTTCTTTAGTAGGATCTTCGGTGACTTCAAAGACTTTTTGATCCTGCCAAACTTGCTGAATCGCAGCTTCTAGTGTTTGTGGTTGATAGCTCGCAGTCTCGTTGGCGTGTGCACTCATGATTCCCAATTCCTAAATTCTTTGCGGTATGATAAAAGTAATCGCGCCATTATAACAAAACAATCTCAAACCTTCTTAAAGCTAGGAGTTAGCCATGTCACTATCCAATAAATTACAAGCCGCCTATAACAGCCTGACCGACCAACTGGTTATGCGCATGAAAGCAGCTGAGGATGTGAGCCTGCATTGGCTGGGCGAACAATTAGATCACTTGCAAAAAAATGCGCAAGAATTAGGTTCCGAAGTCGCCGTGCTAACCGAGCATGAACTTAACGAAGTGCAAGACATCTTACAACGTGATATCGAACAAGCCGCCGAATATTTGGAAGGCAGTGGTCAGGGGCTAGACGCTTTTATTGAAAATGATTGGCCATTGATTGAGGGCATCTTATCGGAAAAAGCCTTATCGCTCGCCGATCCAAGCCAGATTCATCACTTAAAACTGCGTTTACAAGCGGCACTCGCTGCAAGTAAATAAACAGCAATAGCCTGTTAGCTAATACTATCGAAAAACTTGCACAATAAATCGCCGCACTTATACGACACTATAATCAATGTTGAAATTAATCAAAGGTCGTTGGTATGTTGTCTCTGCGCAAACTCATGGTCGGGCTTGGCCTCGGCCTTCTCACATCACCACTTATCGCGACTGAACTGCCGGCAGGCCTGCTACAACAAGCGCAGATTACGCCTGGCTTTATTAGCGAACCGCGGTTTTTTCCAACCGATGATCGCCGCCTACAATATCAAGCTATTGGTACGGGACAACAAACTGTTCTCCTACTGGGTGGCGGCCCGGGCTTTAGTAGCTGGAACCTCACGCCGATTCAACAATACTTAAGTGCCGATTTTCGGGTGCTGTTAATGGATATGCGCGGTATTGGATCGAATAAACACCCTGACGACCAACCCGGCGCCCTCTTAGCTCAATGGCTTAAAGACCTAGAGCACTTACGCCGTTACGAACAGGCCGGCCAATTTATTTTGATTGGCCATTCTTGGGGCGCGCTCATGGCGCAACTTTATGCGCAGGCCCACCCCACGCGGGTGCAACGACTCATTTTATTAAATCCGGTTGACCCCGAATTGACCGCCTTAACCACCCTCACCCAGCAGATAGATGCCAAACGCCAGGAATGGGGCTTAATAACGGAACCGGATGATCCGTTTGAGCTGATTGAAACCCGCGCCATGACCGAGGCCGAGATGGTTAATCAACAGCTCACTCAAGTACTGCCGACCTATTTTTATCAACAAGAGCAAGGTCAAGCCTATTCGCAATGGTTTAGCCGTGATGATTTTGAACTGGCGGTTAACCATGCGGTGTGGCAAAGCTATCGTCAGCAACCACTGGATAAAAATCAAATGACTGAGATAGCCAAACGTCGCGCGATTGAATGGGTTGGCTGTCGTAATGACATTTTAATGCCCGGGGCACTCACCGGCTACCAGGCCTGGTTCCCGAACCTATCCTACCAACAACTTGAACACTGCAATCATTTTCCGTGGGAAGAACAGCCGCAAGCCTTTTATGCCGCACTGGATAACGCGCTGACCAACCCGCCACCCGAGGATGATTACAGTGATTTAACCGAAGCCGAGCGCGCTTGGTTATTAGATGATAGTGGCCTTGATGAAATAGCCCGCGCCTTGGATGCAACCAAACGCTACCCGCGTTTTAGCGAGCCATTTAGTTTAGAAAAAGACTATTACATGACCAACCATATTGAGCTTGGCTCAAATGCGCTTCAGGATGGCTGGGGTGTATTAACCCAATGTCATTACAACTTGGATCCGGTCGGCAAACTGCAAATTGTTTACAATCCCGATCGGACCGAAAATATTCGCATTGTTTCTGATGATGGCATTGCAATGGCCTGGGTTGAAGGACCTACGGTACAACTCGATGACATTAAACGCGGCGCCAATATTTGTATTGAAGCCGACACTCACGCCTTGATTGAACGAGACGATAGCTATGTGATTGAACGCGGACCCTTTATGCGCCGCTTTCTAGATGGCTTTTATCCTCTGCACGTCAAACTATCGGTCAGCTGGAACGACCTGCCACTCATTGCCACCAATATGAGCCCACCACCACAAACCGGGGTTTATTTGGAACAAAGCGCCGAGGAAGTTACTATCGACTACTGGTTCCGCGGTGAACTGCGCACAGAACTGGTGTTACAGCGGCAGTAATTACAATGTCATCACCTTCGCCCAAATACCGGTGACATCGTCGCAGGCCTGCTGATACAGCTTACGCTCAACCAGGCTGGCGTCCTTTTGTAAAGCCAGACGATGATAGGCACTGCGATAGCTACGATAATGGTCTTGGAGCATTTGCACCTGATCGGCTGGCAGTAAATCCACCGCTTTGAGCGCATCTAAAATGCGCATATTATCGGAATATTCCGCTAACGCTGGGTAACGGGCGGCATAGGCCAAAACCCAGTATTGCACCATAAACTCAATATCGACAATCGCGCCGACACCATGCTTTAAATCCAGCCAATGCGCATCCGATTTATCCAAGGCCTCGCGCATT
This Thiomicrospira cyclica ALM1 DNA region includes the following protein-coding sequences:
- a CDS encoding zinc ribbon-containing protein: MSLSNKLQAAYNSLTDQLVMRMKAAEDVSLHWLGEQLDHLQKNAQELGSEVAVLTEHELNEVQDILQRDIEQAAEYLEGSGQGLDAFIENDWPLIEGILSEKALSLADPSQIHHLKLRLQAALAASK
- the holA gene encoding DNA polymerase III subunit delta, translating into MLIASAFLKQLHQGQWRHPSILLVYGEEPLYIRRVTDALRQTFKAQGFLQRDRYDVDAQFDWQGLQMETQTGSLFADQRLIELAMPTGNPGTPGSQFVLNWCKQPPQDCVLVIYCERLESRQVKAKWAQAIESAGLVVQAKPLAQPELVRWCQQEARVQQLQLDTEAAALLAERVEGNMLAAEQELMKLSLRYPAGQVISAQDIAEQVVDQAHYQLFALSSLVLMGEAKQALHVLHRLQQEGTEAPIVLWLLTKELRTLVELAQASNLNLAMKEQRIWSAKQAEYRQALSRHPLKIWHRLLIDAYQIDRQIKGLQLGDPWLGLADLLVSIAR
- a CDS encoding LPS-assembly lipoprotein LptE; this encodes MNLSRRSLLAGLVAGTFAGTLAGVSGCGFRLRGVGGFGGQLNLEFLYVTGSVPAGLMAALNQQLDAAGVERVSSLAQAPYHLELGGYETRTSTSARNQAGEVTGQLIRMTQAIRLHDVANETLLLDTQVMVMRDLQLDPAASLAAERERRDLEEPMWQELARNILDRISRQLPQEGADSSIPQGPAR
- a CDS encoding alpha/beta fold hydrolase, giving the protein MLSLRKLMVGLGLGLLTSPLIATELPAGLLQQAQITPGFISEPRFFPTDDRRLQYQAIGTGQQTVLLLGGGPGFSSWNLTPIQQYLSADFRVLLMDMRGIGSNKHPDDQPGALLAQWLKDLEHLRRYEQAGQFILIGHSWGALMAQLYAQAHPTRVQRLILLNPVDPELTALTTLTQQIDAKRQEWGLITEPDDPFELIETRAMTEAEMVNQQLTQVLPTYFYQQEQGQAYSQWFSRDDFELAVNHAVWQSYRQQPLDKNQMTEIAKRRAIEWVGCRNDILMPGALTGYQAWFPNLSYQQLEHCNHFPWEEQPQAFYAALDNALTNPPPEDDYSDLTEAERAWLLDDSGLDEIARALDATKRYPRFSEPFSLEKDYYMTNHIELGSNALQDGWGVLTQCHYNLDPVGKLQIVYNPDRTENIRIVSDDGIAMAWVEGPTVQLDDIKRGANICIEADTHALIERDDSYVIERGPFMRRFLDGFYPLHVKLSVSWNDLPLIATNMSPPPQTGVYLEQSAEEVTIDYWFRGELRTELVLQRQ
- the leuS gene encoding leucine--tRNA ligase; protein product: MSAHANETASYQPQTLEAAIQQVWQDQKVFEVTEDPTKEKYYCLSMFPYPSGRLHMGHVRNYTIGDVISRYQRMLGKNVLQPMGFDAFGLPAENAAMQNKVAPAAWTYDNMDYMRNQLQQLGLGYDWSREVATCSPDYYRWEQWLFTKLYEKGLVYRKLSVVNWDPVDQTVLANEQVIDGKGWRSGAPVERKEIAQWFLKITDYADELLQDLEQLEGWPEQVKTMQRNWIGKSTGMEVEFPLVESIDGFDATLKVYTTRPDTLMGVSYVAVAADHPLAKQAALINEPLAQFIEECSHISTAEADMETMEKKGVDTGLRVRHPISNEVVPVWAANFVLMGYGTGAVMAVPAHDQRDFEFAQKYRLPIKPVIRPADQDSVDVSEQAYTERGVLFNSGELDGLDFNAAMDKLADLLGAKDLGRKQTNFRLRDWGISRQRYWGCPIPMIYCAECDPVPVPEQDLPVRLPEDVVPDGAGSPLAKLDSFQNCTCPKCGGAAKRESDTFDTFFESSWYYARYACADNDQAMLDERANYWLPVDQYIGGIEHAILHLLYARFFHKLMRDVGLVNSDEPFKNLLTQGMVLMNGAKMSKSKGNTVDPQGLIEKYGADTVRLFIMFAAPPEQSLEWSDSGVEGAHRFLNRVWRLVHQHVETSPVVVACQSNEGLSKEQKALRLKLHESLQKVSDDIGRRLQFNTAIAACMELLNALAKFEDDSEQGRALMQEALELLVLMLSPMVPHITQALWEQLGQPGLVLDVTWPKVDNAALVQDEIELMVQVNGKLRGKIAVAKDAEKAAILAAAKAEDSVHKFIDGKELVKEILVPGRLVNFVVKEA